A portion of the Musa acuminata AAA Group cultivar baxijiao chromosome BXJ1-1, Cavendish_Baxijiao_AAA, whole genome shotgun sequence genome contains these proteins:
- the LOC135678636 gene encoding flavonoid 3',5'-hydroxylase 1-like isoform X2 has translation MAIDPYLVAATALCLLVHLLLHRFLRKSPSRFPYPPGPRGLPILGSLLLVGASAHSSLARLAERYGPIMFLRLGSHGCVVASNADAARAFLKTVDAQFANRPDPISARDVSYQRQNLVMADYTPTWKLLRKMCSLHLLGGKAFADWAPVRRDEFRRMARSLHGLAEAGEPVELMDVLVCTLANVVGLILVSRRVFDAHGEESNKFKDILVDMLTGGAQFNIGDFFPSIAWMDLQGIQKKMLSVHLRFDAMVTKLFEEHEAAKGERQGRMDFIDKVMANKVTEDGETISEVNVKALIFDLFTAGTDTSAIIVEWAMAEMLKNPAILSRAQAELDDVVGRDRLLEETDLPKLAYLQAVCKEAMRLHPSTPLSLPHFSHEDCEVNGYYIPKNTRLLVNIWAIGRDPEVWEEPLVFDPDRFITGKGARYDPQGNDFEFIPFGAGRRVCAGKLVGMVFVQYLLGMLVHAFDWSLPDGEELNMDEKFGLALPKAVPLKVFLRPRLSPAAYA, from the exons ATGGCGATCGATCCCTACCTCGTGGCCGCCACCGCGCTCTGCCTCCtcgtccacctcctcctccaccgcttcctcCGCAAGTCGCCTTCCCGCTTCCCCTACCCGCCGGGCCCCCGGGGGCTCCCCATCCTCGGCTCGCTTCTCCTCGTCGGGGCCAGCGCGCACTCCAGCCTCGCCCGCCTCGCCGAGCGCTACGGCCCCATCATGTTCCTCCGGCTGGGCTCTCATGGCTGCGTCGTGGCCTCCAACGCCGACGCTGCACGCGCCTTCCTCAAGACCGTCGACGCCCAGTTCGCCAACCGCCCCGACCCCATCAGCGCCCGCGACGTCAGCTACCAGCGCCAGAACCTGGTGATGGCCGACTACACCCCGACGTGGAAGCTCCTCCGCAAGATGTGCAGCCTGCACCTCCTCGGCGGCAAGGCCTTCGCCGACTGGGCCCCCGTCCGCCGGGATGAGTTCCGGCGCATGGCCCGCTCCCTGCACGGCCTGGCCGAGGCCGGCGAGCCGGTGGAGCTGATGGACGTGCTGGTGTGCACGCTGGCCAACGTCGTCGGGTTGATCTTGGTGAGCAGGCGGGTGTTCGACGCCCACGGGGAGGAGTCCAACAAGTTCAAGGACATATTGGTGGACATGCTGACCGGCGGCGCGCAGTTCAACATCGGCGACTTCTTCCCGTCGATCGCGTGGATGGACCTGCAGGGGATACAGAAGAAGATGTTGAGCGTGCACTTGAGGTTCGACGCCATGGTGACGAAGCTGTTCGAGGAGCACGAGGCGGCCAAGGGGGAGCGGCAGGGGAGGATGGACTTCATCGACAAGGTCATGGCGAACAAGGTGACGGAGGACGGGGAGACCATCTCGGAAGTCAACGTTAAAGCACTCATCTTC GACCTGTTCACGGCCGGCACCGATACCTCCGCCATCATCGTCGAGTGGGCCATGGCGGAAATGCTCAAGAACCCGGCGATCCTCAGCCGCGCGCAGGCGGAGTTGGACGATGTGGTCGGCCGCGACCGCCTGCTGGAGGAAACCGACCTGCCGAAGCTCGCATACCTGCAGGCGGTATGCAAGGAGGCGATGCGGCTGCACCCGTCCACCCCTCTCAGCCTCCCCCACTTCTCCCACGAGGACTGCGAGGTGAACGGCTACTACATCCCCAAGAACACCCGGCTCCTCGTCAACATCTGGGCCATCGGGCGGGACCCGGAGGTGTGGGAGGAGCCGCTGGTGTTCGACCCCGACCGCTTCATCACAGGCAAGGGCGCGAGGTACGATCCGCAGGGGAACGACTTCGAGTTCATCCCCTTCGGGGCCGGGAGAAGGGTGTGCGCGGGGAAGCTGGTGGGCATGGTGTTCGTCCAGTACCTGTTGGGCATGCTAGTGCACGCTTTCGACTGGAGCCTTCCCGACGGCGAGGAGCTCAACATGGACGAGAAGTTTGGCCTGGCTCTTCCCAAGGCTGTGCCTCTCAAAGTTTTTCTGCGCCCGCGCCTGTCGCCGGCGGCCTACGCCTGa
- the LOC135678636 gene encoding flavonoid 3',5'-hydroxylase 1-like isoform X3 has product MAIDPYLVAATALCLLVHLLLHRFLRKSPSRFPYPPGPRGLPILGSLLLVGASAHSSLARLAERYGPIMFLRLGSHGCVVASNADAARAFLKTVDAQFANRPDPISARDVSYQRQNLVMADYTPTWKLLRKMCSLHLLGGKAFADWAPVRRDEFRRMARSLHGLAEAGEPVELMDVLVCTLANVVGLILVSRRVFDAHGEESNKFKDILVDMLTGGAQFNIGDFFPSIAWMDLQGIQKKMLSVHLRFDAMVTKLFEEHEAAKGERQGRMDFIDKVMANKVTEDGETISEVNVKALIFDLEWVIDTGASYHATPRREFFATYRSGNFGVVKMGNYGTADIIGMGDIHLKTNLGCKLVLKDVRHVVDLRLNLISVGRLDDEDYESRFHRGQWKLSKGSLVIANGKKCHTLYRLQAKAYGEQLNATEKDFSMELGHRRLGHMSEKGLQTLSKREVLPDLRGHMESNMR; this is encoded by the exons ATGGCGATCGATCCCTACCTCGTGGCCGCCACCGCGCTCTGCCTCCtcgtccacctcctcctccaccgcttcctcCGCAAGTCGCCTTCCCGCTTCCCCTACCCGCCGGGCCCCCGGGGGCTCCCCATCCTCGGCTCGCTTCTCCTCGTCGGGGCCAGCGCGCACTCCAGCCTCGCCCGCCTCGCCGAGCGCTACGGCCCCATCATGTTCCTCCGGCTGGGCTCTCATGGCTGCGTCGTGGCCTCCAACGCCGACGCTGCACGCGCCTTCCTCAAGACCGTCGACGCCCAGTTCGCCAACCGCCCCGACCCCATCAGCGCCCGCGACGTCAGCTACCAGCGCCAGAACCTGGTGATGGCCGACTACACCCCGACGTGGAAGCTCCTCCGCAAGATGTGCAGCCTGCACCTCCTCGGCGGCAAGGCCTTCGCCGACTGGGCCCCCGTCCGCCGGGATGAGTTCCGGCGCATGGCCCGCTCCCTGCACGGCCTGGCCGAGGCCGGCGAGCCGGTGGAGCTGATGGACGTGCTGGTGTGCACGCTGGCCAACGTCGTCGGGTTGATCTTGGTGAGCAGGCGGGTGTTCGACGCCCACGGGGAGGAGTCCAACAAGTTCAAGGACATATTGGTGGACATGCTGACCGGCGGCGCGCAGTTCAACATCGGCGACTTCTTCCCGTCGATCGCGTGGATGGACCTGCAGGGGATACAGAAGAAGATGTTGAGCGTGCACTTGAGGTTCGACGCCATGGTGACGAAGCTGTTCGAGGAGCACGAGGCGGCCAAGGGGGAGCGGCAGGGGAGGATGGACTTCATCGACAAGGTCATGGCGAACAAGGTGACGGAGGACGGGGAGACCATCTCGGAAGTCAACGTTAAAGCACTCATCTTC gatcttgagtgggtgattgacacaggtgcttcttatcatgctacaccacggagggagttttttgctacatacaggtctggaaactttggtgttgtcaagatgggcaactatggcacagcagacatcattggcatgggtgatatccatttaaagaccaaccttggctgcaagttggtacttaaggatgtgagacatgtggttgacttgaggctgaatttaatttcagttggaagactagatgatgaagactatgaaagcagatttcacagagggcaatggaaactcagtaagggttctcttgttatagctaatggaaagaaatgtcatactttgtacaggttgcaggctaaagcttatggtgagcagttaaatgctacagagaaagacttcagtatggagttggggcataggcgattgggacacatgagcgagaaggggctgcaaactctttccaagagagaggtattaccagatctcagag gtcacatggaatccaacatgagatga
- the LOC135678636 gene encoding ent-cassadiene C11-alpha-hydroxylase 1-like isoform X1, which produces MAIDPYLVAATALCLLVHLLLHRFLRKSPSRFPYPPGPRGLPILGSLLLVGASAHSSLARLAERYGPIMFLRLGSHGCVVASNADAARAFLKTVDAQFANRPDPISARDVSYQRQNLVMADYTPTWKLLRKMCSLHLLGGKAFADWAPVRRDEFRRMARSLHGLAEAGEPVELMDVLVCTLANVVGLILVSRRVFDAHGEESNKFKDILVDMLTGGAQFNIGDFFPSIAWMDLQGIQKKMLSVHLRFDAMVTKLFEEHEAAKGERQGRMDFIDKVMANKVTEDGETISEVNVKALIFDLEWVIDTGASYHATPRREFFATYRSGNFGVVKMGNYGTADIIGMGDIHLKTNLGCKLVLKDVRHVVDLRLNLISVGRLDDEDYESRFHRGQWKLSKGSLVIANGKKCHTLYRLQAKAYGEQLNATEKDFSMELGHRRLGHMSEKGLQTLSKREVLPDLRGPVHGRHRYLRHHRRVGHGGNAQEPGDPQPRAGGVGRCGRPRPPAGGNRPAEARIPAGGMQGGDAAAPVHPSQPPPLLPRGLRGERLLHPQEHPAPRQHLGHRAGPGGVGGAAGVRPRPLHHRQGREVRSAGERLRVHPLRGREKGVRGEAGGHGVRPVPVGHASARFRLEPSRRRGAQHGREVWPGSSQGCASQSFSAPAPVAGGLRLISLPLYLSIYLSLALSAQKLKGS; this is translated from the exons ATGGCGATCGATCCCTACCTCGTGGCCGCCACCGCGCTCTGCCTCCtcgtccacctcctcctccaccgcttcctcCGCAAGTCGCCTTCCCGCTTCCCCTACCCGCCGGGCCCCCGGGGGCTCCCCATCCTCGGCTCGCTTCTCCTCGTCGGGGCCAGCGCGCACTCCAGCCTCGCCCGCCTCGCCGAGCGCTACGGCCCCATCATGTTCCTCCGGCTGGGCTCTCATGGCTGCGTCGTGGCCTCCAACGCCGACGCTGCACGCGCCTTCCTCAAGACCGTCGACGCCCAGTTCGCCAACCGCCCCGACCCCATCAGCGCCCGCGACGTCAGCTACCAGCGCCAGAACCTGGTGATGGCCGACTACACCCCGACGTGGAAGCTCCTCCGCAAGATGTGCAGCCTGCACCTCCTCGGCGGCAAGGCCTTCGCCGACTGGGCCCCCGTCCGCCGGGATGAGTTCCGGCGCATGGCCCGCTCCCTGCACGGCCTGGCCGAGGCCGGCGAGCCGGTGGAGCTGATGGACGTGCTGGTGTGCACGCTGGCCAACGTCGTCGGGTTGATCTTGGTGAGCAGGCGGGTGTTCGACGCCCACGGGGAGGAGTCCAACAAGTTCAAGGACATATTGGTGGACATGCTGACCGGCGGCGCGCAGTTCAACATCGGCGACTTCTTCCCGTCGATCGCGTGGATGGACCTGCAGGGGATACAGAAGAAGATGTTGAGCGTGCACTTGAGGTTCGACGCCATGGTGACGAAGCTGTTCGAGGAGCACGAGGCGGCCAAGGGGGAGCGGCAGGGGAGGATGGACTTCATCGACAAGGTCATGGCGAACAAGGTGACGGAGGACGGGGAGACCATCTCGGAAGTCAACGTTAAAGCACTCATCTTC gatcttgagtgggtgattgacacaggtgcttcttatcatgctacaccacggagggagttttttgctacatacaggtctggaaactttggtgttgtcaagatgggcaactatggcacagcagacatcattggcatgggtgatatccatttaaagaccaaccttggctgcaagttggtacttaaggatgtgagacatgtggttgacttgaggctgaatttaatttcagttggaagactagatgatgaagactatgaaagcagatttcacagagggcaatggaaactcagtaagggttctcttgttatagctaatggaaagaaatgtcatactttgtacaggttgcaggctaaagcttatggtgagcagttaaatgctacagagaaagacttcagtatggagttggggcataggcgattgggacacatgagcgagaaggggctgcaaactctttccaagagagaggtattaccagatctcagag GACCTGTTCACGGCCGGCACCGATACCTCCGCCATCATCGTCGAGTGGGCCATGGCGGAAATGCTCAAGAACCCGGCGATCCTCAGCCGCGCGCAGGCGGAGTTGGACGATGTGGTCGGCCGCGACCGCCTGCTGGAGGAAACCGACCTGCCGAAGCTCGCATACCTGCAGGCGGTATGCAAGGAGGCGATGCGGCTGCACCCGTCCACCCCTCTCAGCCTCCCCCACTTCTCCCACGAGGACTGCGAGGTGAACGGCTACTACATCCCCAAGAACACCCGGCTCCTCGTCAACATCTGGGCCATCGGGCGGGACCCGGAGGTGTGGGAGGAGCCGCTGGTGTTCGACCCCGACCGCTTCATCACAGGCAAGGGCGCGAGGTACGATCCGCAGGGGAACGACTTCGAGTTCATCCCCTTCGGGGCCGGGAGAAGGGTGTGCGCGGGGAAGCTGGTGGGCATGGTGTTCGTCCAGTACCTGTTGGGCATGCTAGTGCACGCTTTCGACTGGAGCCTTCCCGACGGCGAGGAGCTCAACATGGACGAGAAGTTTGGCCTGGCTCTTCCCAAGGCTGTGCCTCTCAAAGTTTTTCTGCGCCCGCGCCTGTCGCCGGCGGCCTACGCCTGatctccctccctctctatctatctatctatctatctctcgCTCTCTCAGCTCAGAAATTGAAAGGTAGCTAG